The window CACATTGGTGTTCAATCATCGAATACAGGAAGGTATGCGATTAATAAAGAACTTAccgtttaaactttttattctcACGAAATCAACgtacaaaatttttagataaattaattattgtcaaACTCAGTTTTGCAGAATAAATTGCGTTCAAAGAATGTTATGTAGTAAAATCAAGTAgttataagttaataaaaagtTCACAACTGCTCACTATGAATTCTTTCTGATGAATgaaataatttgattaaaaacttgTCGTAAGCGTAACGTATCAGCGAATGAAATGAACCAAAGGAATGAAGATAAGAAATAATGGCCGATGAGTGAAGGATAATAAGAGGGATTTTAAAATAGTTCTTATTTCAATACAGTTATGGTACAAATTTGCTAAAAGAAAACGAATTAGTGGACTTTGCTcagtaagaaaactaaaatccaaataaaaaatttaaattgtaatcaattaagaggaatcaaaaaaaatattaaaaaaccataGTACAGTTTTACACTATAGTTGTACTTACGCAAATTAACGAAATGTGAAATAATGTTGCAATTTTTGAATAGGACCAATATTTGTATCGTCTGTACAATTCGGCCAACATGTACACAAACATTTGATGTGTGAAGTGAAGTCTGATTGGCTCTTGCATAAACGTATAGCCAGTCAGCCTGTGACATGTTTGGTCAgacttattttattcaattttaggCAAGTTTGGTCTCTATTTTACAAACATTTGTGATGGCTTGGACAAACGATGTGGCGCTGGAATTCTTGGATCATTATAGAATAGAACCGCTTTTATGGGACCCCAAGCATCCCTTGCATCGAAACAGATGCGAAGTAAATGAAGCATGGCGTCGAATACAAAGCAATTTAAGCATAAATTCATCTATAGTAGATCTAAAGAGGAAGAAAGAGTCTTTAATGACATCATTTAGATTTCACTATAACAGGAAAAAGAAGTGCCCTGGAGAATATCGAACGACGTGGTTCGCGTATTCATTTATGGAAAGTTTTCTTGGCGGGAAATATGAATGTGATAGTACAAATGAAAATGATCATGAGGTAAAAACAGTTGTTACATTATCTCTTGTGTTCAATATTCATTAAATCATTATCAAGCTTTTACAAATCTACTGCCTTGCATGCCTAAAAAGCAAAACTtagggtaggtaggtacataccaGAGATTGAACTTGGTTCTCCCGATAGGGGCCTAGATCCATCAAGATCCAGTAGACCACTGGATACTTCCATTCCATCGCTTTTTAGGGTTGAGTATATATACCAATAAATCCTGTTACGAGCCTCTGTCCGCCGGATCGGTCCATTCGTCCATGCATGTTTGTCTATCCGTCCGTCCAGCTAGACTGCCAGTTCTCTTAGAAAgtttaaattttcacataaggCAATACATGTCCATTTTCCATATTgaaatcaaaaaatcaaaatgaaGGTATTCATACATGGCGTAACACAGATTGATCCGCATTGGTATGCGGTACCTACCTACGTGGTGGTATTAACGGTTTCGAGTACCACGTTTCGTTAAGTTCAGTTTATAACactgtatatttttgtttcagtaTTATTCGAGTAATAATGTGTGTTACAATTCTCAGGACCCCATCGCTAATACAAGCCCAAATACGACGGTTGACCGACAAAGTTCCAACAGACGAATAAACAGGTCATCATGTTCAAAATCTCAAACAAATAACTCTGAATATGTTTACTCGAAAAGACAACTAGACAGCGTTAACTATGTTAAGGAGGAAAAATGTAAAACTGATACGGATGAATACGAATTATATGGACAACTTTTAGCAAAGAAATTAAGGAAACTGGACGAACATCAACGTGATGTGGCAATGCATGAGATTgacaatattatgtttaatgctAAAATGCAAAGCGGACCAACACAAAACAGAAGCTTCTCAACATCCCCTTCCCCCGTGCCGAGgaaaataaaatctccagtgTTTATAATCACCCAACAAAATCATGAGCAGTTTGAGGACGAAAATATAACATATCAAGAGCAGCAACCATCCTAATTAACTTTACTTAATTCGTTGCTGATAGTAACGTCTTGAAAATAAGCTTTTACCCTTAAATTCCAAGGGTGGATGAggaagataaaataaaagattaactggtcataaaatatattagggACCACAGACTTCGAACTCAAAATATTGAGCCATCCGAAATATTTTCGTTTTTTCTTATCActgttacataaatatatttttatatctaatatatttaatctctagtttatttcatttaattttgacAATGTGCATGTGCTAATACTATGTCGGTCAGCTCTACCCTCCAAAAGTAGCTTTCCACAAAAATACGATTCACAACtacacatttaaattttatagttttaacatTTATCCAAAAGAATACTGATTGTGTAGTGGTTAAATAGTATTCTGAGGTCTTTGGCTACTAAGTACTAAGAATAAGCGATGTAGGTCAAAGAGTACTGTTTGTATACAGGTAAATATTATTGGTTTTAGACTAGATAGGTAGAACTTTTTGTTGGTTTCTCATGAGAGAGCTAGTCCCTTTTGGTACTAAATGGTGTGCTAGACTATTAGTTCTAAGATGAAGACCTGATGATTTGATTAGATTCTAAGATTCAAGAAGCTGACCCTGATATAGGACTGAAAAGTGCTCCGATGCGGTGGCCGAAAACCATAACCCTGATATGTTTAAGTTTAATCTTTACTCCAAAACATATATCCTATACACAACACATTGAATAGGAGCattttaagatttctatgggTGGCGCGCTAAGAATACGAATGGGTAATCTGTGTTCAGTATGGTTGgagcttttttaaaaaaactatttgttgTTTGATTTGTCTATGCTCCAATTGTTAATCATTCATTATAAGCTTTAAAAGGTCTATCTTCTAAGATTAGAGCTTTAGAGATCGTAAAACATATTtgatacaacttttttttattgatctatGAAtaagcccttggctgcaatctcagctgCTGGTGAGTGATAATGCAATcaaagatagtaacgggctgaaccgttaggggtatggcacttggccataccagaccagagactgGGGATCGGATACGAGACCTCCCGCTTAAAACCACAGCCCTCCCCCTTGGACCGTCACCGAGAAGTCATCGATGGTCGTCTCTCGTCATACCACATGattacagtgttttaaaatcATTTCATATACGAATCAATGAAATGAATGCACCACCTTAATGATCTGTGGAAATGAAATCCTAATTATTATCTGTAGCATGGAATGTCAGTTTAGTAAAACTATTTTGGCAAGCAATTTTCCTAAACACTGAACGAACAGCTGATCAATCAAAATACGCTGACGAAAAATACTGTGTAAAAAAGCGAGTTCTAAATCTCATATCTTTGGTTTGAGTCTTTAATTAAATGAtagtttttatacttattaattatGGCGACTATGGTAAAAGAAAAACGCCGAGAGGttcgtaattattaattataattaaaatgtgttTATCCCTTTGTCTGCGTATTTACGCATTTAATAATAGTGAAATTCATGTACTTGACTCTATACCGTTATACAGCCGTTTTTCTACTTATATTGACTATTTCTTAAGAGCTTGTCTATTTtgaacaaaataagtaaaactgattaaataataattaatttttaatatcaataaagtACAGAAAAGGAAAGCTTATtggtttattgttataaaatcaaGATTTCTCCCAGTTTATCTTCATAATATCAACATTTGTTAAGCTCTTACATATGGTGATATGCTATTGCAATTCTTTCctacattattttaaagtaaacctTAAAGTTTAGCCTATGTTACCcctgtaattttattttcggCGTATTGTTtgcaaaatgttattttttctactcatgaaaaaaaaaattaaatatacttaaaaattacataaatctGTGAAAAGTTATCTAAACAATACGGAAAACTGTATCAAAATCTGTTGCATGGTATACATTAAGTTAGCAGACGGATGCGGAGCGCCACTGtggaatttgatttttttaatttttgaattatttgtaACCTATCTTCAATATATTTGGTGCTGTAGTTATGTGtctttctaatattagtattatataatgTGAAGTTGTATACTTTTAATGATTCCCtcaatttcctttttttgttgttttacagaaaaagaaaacaaagaacaaacagttacctgaaataaaattgtgcaataaagaactAGAATCTCCCATACATGACAACAATTCAGAAGATAAAGATGTTCCCCACGTTGCATCTAGTTTTATTACTGAAGAGCAACCTTCCAGCTCAAGAGATCATTCTAACTTAGAAAAAGATACAACCCCAGAAGAAGACCAAGATGTTTCAACAAATGACAATATTGAAAAGCAACAAATTTCTTCAATTATTGGTATACCTAGTTTTAAAAGTGATACAAGTTCGAGTGATAATAGAGTGCATAAGATGAGTAAGGAAAAGAATGAAAAAGAAACACAAAATGTAATAAGTGATGGACAGAAATatttagaacataatataactTTAGATTCAAGTATTTTACCTAGTTTAGTGACTCCAGAAGCTgtgatattattaaaagatattgtagtACCATCTGCGCCCCTAGCACCAGTGGAAATTGAAAATCAACCTTATATTTCTACTGTGCCAAGTGAAAATGTTCTAGAAAGagacaaaattacatgtatgcCACTAGAGGAAGCAATCAGAGTGTTTGGGGGGC of the Pararge aegeria chromosome 10, ilParAegt1.1, whole genome shotgun sequence genome contains:
- the LOC120626733 gene encoding uncharacterized protein LOC120626733 isoform X2, which produces MAWTNDVALEFLDHYRIEPLLWDPKHPLHRNRCEVNEAWRRIQSNLSINSSIVDLKRKKESLMTSFRFHYNRKKKCPGEYRTTWFAYSFMESFLGGKYECDSTNENDHEDPIANTSPNTTVDRQSSNRRINRSSCSKSQTNNSEYVYSKRQLDSVNYVKEEKCKTDTDEYELYGQLLAKKLRKLDEHQRDVAMHEIDNIMFNAKMQSGPTQNRSFSTSPSPVPRKIKSPVFIITQQNHEQFEDENITYQEQQPS
- the LOC120626733 gene encoding uncharacterized protein LOC120626733 isoform X1; amino-acid sequence: MAWTNDVALEFLDHYRIEPLLWDPKHPLHRNRCEVNEAWRRIQSNLSINSSIVDLKRKKESLMTSFRFHYNRKKKCPGEYRTTWFAYSFMESFLGGKYECDSTNENDHEYYSSNNVCYNSQDPIANTSPNTTVDRQSSNRRINRSSCSKSQTNNSEYVYSKRQLDSVNYVKEEKCKTDTDEYELYGQLLAKKLRKLDEHQRDVAMHEIDNIMFNAKMQSGPTQNRSFSTSPSPVPRKIKSPVFIITQQNHEQFEDENITYQEQQPS